In Hemicordylus capensis ecotype Gifberg chromosome 3, rHemCap1.1.pri, whole genome shotgun sequence, one DNA window encodes the following:
- the LOC128352372 gene encoding cytochrome c oxidase subunit 5B, mitochondrial-like codes for MATRLLLLLRALQGVVPRAPRRVMAPTSVRAMSAGGIPTDEEQATGLERKTLQAMKRGEDPYSIFKPKRYSGTKEDPHIVPSTGDKRLVGCICEEDNSTIIWFWVHKGDSHRCPQCGAYYKLTHHELPH; via the exons ATGGcgaccaggctgctgctgctgctccgcgcCCTCCAAGGAGTGGTGCCCCGCGCCCCTAGGCGTGTCATGGCGCCCACCTCCGTCCGAGCCATGAGCGCCGGCG GTATTCCCACTGATGAAGAGCAAGCCACTGGACTTGAACGGAAAACTCTACAAGCCATGAAGAGAGGGGAG GATCCATACAGCATATTCAAACCCAAGAGATATTCCGGAACCAAAGAAGATCCTCATATTGTTCCATCAACTGGAGATAAGAGACTAGTGGGTTGCATCT GTGAGGAAGATAACTCTACTATTATTTGGTTCTGGGTACACAAAGGAGACAGCCACCGTTGTCCTCAGTGTGGAGCTTATTACAAGCTAACTCATCATGAACTTCCCCACTGA